The DNA region CCGAGAGTGTACGCGCTCGATCGTTCGGGCCAACTAAACCAAATCCGAAACCATTACCTTTCTCCTGATGCTTTTTCGCATAGTTGAACAGGTACTCCCATAGGTTTGGCGTCAATATGTACTTATTGTCAACCTCAGGCTCAAGAATATCCCCTAGCTTTGGTGCTGTGGCTTTCGATGGCTTTTTTAAATCTCTTAAGGTAAACCCTTGATGAATATTCAAATCCCGCCGAAAGCCAACCAATACGATTCGCTCTCGATGCTGAGGCACCCAGTGCGCACCATCAATAATACGAGGATCATTTGGCCCTTCATGGTTGGCATCAGCAACTTCATAGCCAAGTTCATCCAAAGCTTTCATGATCACTTTAAACGTTTTACCACGGTCGTGGCTCTTCAAGTTCTTAACGTTCTCTAACACAAAAGCCGGTGGACGCTTGGCAGCAATGATGCGAGCGACATCAAAGAACAACGTACCTTGGGTGTCACATTCAAACCCATGCTTAACACCTAATGCATTTTTCTTCGACACCCCAGCAATTGAGAACGGCTGGCATGGGAAACCAGCAAGCAATACATCGTGATCAGGAATGACAGAATCAATGTGTTCATAAGCTTTCTCATCTGACACCGACGGATCAGCGCTTAGTGTGACATCCCGAATATCCTCATTGAATCGGTGATATTCATTGTCACACGCATAGTTAGCCTTGTAGGTACGTACCGCGAATTTATTCCACTCGCTTGTGAATACGCATAACCCACCCTGCTCTTCGAAGCCTTTACGAATACCACCAATCCCGGCAAATAAATCAATAAAGCGGAAATCACAAGTGTCAGGTGTTACTTTCGGCTCTGGAAAAAGCTTCAGAAGATGCAGATACTCTGAGTGAGTCAAGCTAGGCGCTGCTTTACCTTTTACCCATCGGTTAATTGTCTCTCGCGTCCAACGGTTATTTGGAAGCTGATTCAAATACTCAGCAAGGAACGTTTGGTCGTATATTTCCAGTAACTTGGTAACGACTTCTAGATCAGCCATTTCGTTTCGTTGTTGTTCTTCTGTGTTCAAGCTCATCTGGTACACTCTCGCTCCCTAGGACATTTATGTGATATAAGATCACACAATCGTTCCAATGCGTCAACAATAAACTGATCATTTATACAGTGTATATTTAATCATCAGTCTTGCCAGTTTATGAGATATATTTCCGTTAATGCTTACAATAATCTTTGCTATTCACTTAATCTTTACATGTTGGTAATGTAGCCAACTGGTATAGAAAAATATTGGATATCATGTTGATGGAATTAACGAATATTGTTGAGCAGATGAAGCTCAATGGAGCCAAACGGATTTTAATTAAGGCTCTAGCGAATAACGATAATTCAAAGAATCAAATCTACCTCGGCTCAGATTTCGAGGTCATTCGCGCGATCCCATCCGGTGATGTTTATGCGGATGGTGTAAGTAAAAAAGGCCCTATATTCAAAGCACCGTTGGATTTCTATTGGGTCACGGCTAACGGTGAAACGCAAAAAGCGCAATATGCGCAAATTATCCTCTATCCAAAATATCCTGAAACCCGCATGTCGGGATTTATGCGAGGTTGCGATCGGAATATTGCACCAAGCCATTTGATGCAGCCTCCGACACCAGAGCAACGGGCACAGCGCCAAGGCTCAAACCGATACCTCATACTTGGCGTCAACGAAAGTTCTATATGGGCTTTTTGCACAGGCTGGGGCGGCGAGATCCAACGAGAGGCCAAAGCGCTCATTGAAAGCGGTCAAACGACGCTTGTCGCCTCAGTTTTTCACGAATATAAAGGTAGTCAGCAATCGAGTGAAGAAAAGCTGTTACAGCGGCTGCGGGAAATATACGAACTTGGTCCTATTGAATCCTGCCGACTCAACGCAAGTGGTGAATTACTTCCATACAAAGCGCAAAATGGCGCTGGCTACACGCTTGAAGCCCAATTCGGCATCACCCCCAACGGGTCGCCAGATCCAGACTTTATGGATTGGGAGATTAAATCGCACTCAGGCGGCGCTGTTACGCTCATGACACCAGAACCTAATGTTGGCACCTACCTTGATGATTTGGAGGTGTTTTTGCGCCAATACGGCACACGTATTCAGCCTGAACGTCTAGATTTCGCCAGTCGGCATGATGTCGGTAAGCAAAACGCTAAAACCAATCTGACCATGCACCTTGAGGGATATGACCCCAAATCAGGCAAAGTGACCGATCCTGAAGGGGGCTTGATGTTGCGCGATCCCGCCGGTGAGTTAGCAGCTGGTTGGAAGTTTGAGAAGATCATTCAGCATTGGAAGAACAAGCACTCGAATACCTGTTTTGTATCCTACACAGCTGTTAAAGAAGAAAAGGTGTACTACCAGTACGGACCTAAGGTAACGCTCGGTAAAGGAACAAGCTTAGACAAGCTGCTTAGTGCGCTCTACACCAGCACCATTTACTACGATCCTGGCGTGAATATGAAGTTGGTTGATGGTAGGTGGAAGCCCAAAAAGCGGAATCAATTTAGGGTTGGTTGGAAGAATCTAGAATATCTTTATATAACGCTTTCGGAGCGACAGCTAAATGAAACATAATTTGGCGAATGCTGTGCGTTGGAAGGACTCTTACCTATGAAGTTCGGTAATGAAAACGCTGTAATATGGTTGATAGCAACATCAGGAGTTCTCATATCAGGTATTTTCCTAGGCCTGATGATAAATTTAAATTCCGATAAAGTTGGGATTATATCTAACTTCGTCACCGCTGTTGGTACTTGGGGCATACTTATAACTGCGATATTTAGTTATCAAAATTGGCGTAACCAAAAAGTAACTGAAGCTCAAAGGGAAGACGCCTCAGCCGCACTTGCTCATTTGCTTTTAATTATTCCTCACAGACACAAATTGGCTATTCCGGAGTCCACTAAAAAAAGAATAGACTCATTATTATTCGGATTAAAAACAGCTCCCGATGAGCTTACCCAACCAGAAAAAATTGTTGGTGATGCCATTCACGATGTGAATAAAAGTTTAGAAGAGGTCATCGAAGACATCTCATCTAAAGTCAACTCTGCAATAAGCTGCTCAGCTGCAATAGAACAACCAATCATTGATAAGCTTGCAAGTATAAGCTGGCAGATTCATTGCTGTAAGCAATTCGAGCGTGACTCGATAGACGATAATACTTATTTTACCGAACTTGTTAGTGCAGAGGTCAATGCACCATTAAGTAAACAGTTTATAACGACAACGAGCACTTTCTATCTTACGAAGTACAGTTCTTTGGATCGCTTATCAGAGGTAATAAATGATATTCAAGATGTCATTGCGACCCTAAGGAAAATAGCTAGGTACGAAGCAACTTAATTTGATCTCTTTGGTGTCAATTTAACTGATCCCAGAAGGTAAAAATCATGAAACGGATTGATTTGTCTGATTACTTAGTACATTGGACAAAACCGGTAGAGGATATGACTGCCTTAGATGTCCTAATGAAAATTATCAACGAAAGAAAAATTTTAGCCGGTAACGGCATGATTAAAGGAGGATTTAACTGCATTTGTTTTACCGAAGCACCAAAGAATATTTTTCATAACGTTGAAAAGAATAATGCTAGATATCATCCATTTGGCATTTGTGTTCCTAAAATTGAGATCTTCCGCCTCGGAGGGCGGCCTGTCATCTATCAGCAAACTGAAGAATTCGATCTTCTTCACGAGTCTCAACAGTGGCGTCATGTTACGTATGATCCATTCACAAATATTGATTTTACTTGGGAACGTGAGTGGCGACTGCATAGGCCTCAATTTAACTTAGAGGGAACCATAGCAGAAATCATAGTTCCCAATGAAGACTGCCACTCACAATTACTTAACGAACATCAATATAATGAAGAGTGGCGAATATGGGGCGATATAGTTGGATATGGCGATTTTGCTGGCTTTCAAGAACCAAATGATTTTCCATTTAGAATCGTTTCGCTCCAAAACATACAAGAATAAAGGAAAGCCAAATGCTCTGAAACTATGCCTTTTCTAGGAATAAAGCGAAAAGACTAACATTCACTACGTATTTGAATTCATAATACCAACACCTCTCCCATCAACTTGACTCGACGGTCCAATTAGTCGTCCAATTTGTACACCTTTAGTACTCAGTAAGTTAATTGTGACTACCCCGTAAAATAAATTGAATCGCCTCTATAACAACTTAATTTTGCAAGTCAGCGTCTAATGTTCTATATACTCAACTGTACTACTTTAATTCAGTTCAAGGAGCCCAGCATGGCTGTAAAACACACACCTACTGGTGTAGTCCACCAAGGTAAGAAAGGTGGTAAAACAGGATGCGGTTTTAATACAAACGACAACCCAACGCATTGGGTTGATTCCCACGAGAAAATAAACTGCGACAAAAAAGGTTGTAAGAATTAGATAGATAAATGTCACCTGCAGACGTTTCCCCAGAGTCTTTAGAGGTAACAAGGAAACAAAAACGCCGCTCAACGAGCGGCGTTTTATTAGGATTTGGTGGAGCAGGCGGGAGTTGAACCCATAAAATTTGTATTTTTCATAAATACTTATGTCTTTATCTGGACGCCTAACCATGTAAATATTAGTGATTCTTTTATAACTATAATTTAAAGGAGCCAATAATGCCAAGGGAACAACACCAGAATTTCGATATTAGTATTCACTATTCTGGCGATATCGTCACGAATGATCATAAGATTGGCTTAAGAACATATGCTAATACCTTACATCACCTATCAGCGGCCGTAGATCGGGCATTATTGAGTCATCATCGTGGACGCATTCACAAGAATGCACGAATCACGAGGGACGAAAGAGCTGGATTAGATTTTATTGTTTTAGATCCAGAAGATAACGGAATAGTATTAAAGTTTATAGCGAATCAAAATAATCCTATCGCAAGATTTGTAACCGAGAAAATAGCCAACTATTTGGAGGATGCTAATCGACAAGAACCCCAAGCGACAATCACCCCGGCACAGATTAGAGAAAGAATTGCGCAAATCCAACAAGAAGACGAAATTCGCGTAGAGCAAATGCCAGATCGAGAAGATGATTTTGCGAAAAAGGCAATTTGTAGAGAAATCAATTCCATTCTGGGCGAAATAAGACACGAGCACGCAGGTCAAAGCCAAATTAGGATCGAGTTAAAAAAAGCAAATGGTGAAACTACTCGATTGGAGTTTAATAGATTCACAGCTGAAAATTTCAATAGAATCGTAAACGGTCGCTCTATCATAGGGCCATTTCTTTATCAGCTAAGGATAAAGGCTCTCGACTTAATGAATCAAAGCAAAATGCATGCGAAATGCATAGATGTCGTGACAGGAAAACAGCGTACACTTTACTTCAAAGATTTAGCAGACCTTCAACGTATGAAAGAATACTTGACAACAGATGACGAAATATCCGTCAACATATATGGGTTTTCAATTACGGAATTTAATGTTGTCGACAATATAGCTGGTGACATTCACTTTATTGCAATTCAAGAATGATAGACACTGTAGAGTTCGCGAAATTTAATCGGTATACAAGGACATGCTTAAATGTTGTGTCTACTTTTTTAGTGCTTTCTGCTCTCTCAAACCTTTATCAAATTCGGTTAACTGAATTCGGAAACGTCGGATTGTTCGACATTCTTTTTGAAATCGATTTTTTAACCTTATTTGATGTCTTTAAAGCATTAGATTTGAGGTTTTCCTCTGGTCTTTTTGTACTGTTTGTTTTTGTAATTTGTCATTTTATTAATCTTCTATATGTCAAGGCTATATTATGGGAGATTGAAGACTTTCTTCCAGAAACGACAGTACATCAGGACAAATTTCAACAGAATAAAAACGAGAACACCTACTATATACGGACTGTATTCTTTAAGGCATTTATTAAGTTTAAATTAACAAGTTCACTTGTCACACTGATAAGTGGAAATGTGATCATTATGTTTCAACAAAATTTCAGCAGAAGTAGTAACTTTTCAGTTGACTATGTATACCTCACGGTATGCCTTTTAGTTGCATTCCTTTGTTTCATCCCGGCAGCGAGAGCAATACAACAATTTTCTAGGGAGCTGCTCCTATTGCATAATGACGAGTTAATTAGGGCAAACATCAAGATAACCAATAAAGAAGCAATCAAGGAAATTTGTCGGATTTACTAGGTTATCCACCGACCATAGACTTACCTTATCATACCCCAATCTTTATGACCTAGCTGCCGAGCGACCCACATAGGGTTTTCACCGTTCGTAAGCATAGTCGATGCGTATGTGTGACGATACGCATAAGGCTTTAAGTATCTGACTTTAGAATGTTTTAATGCAGGTTGCCAGTACCGCTCGCGGGGAATGCCATCGTACTTCCAACGTTTGCCAGTTTGTGGGTCAAGAAATACAGAGCCGGTGCGGTGAGCTAATCGCTTCAGAACAGCCAATGCGTTCTCATGCAATTCGTGTGTTCGGTTACTGCCAGCGGTTTTCGTACCAGCTTTACGCCCTTTCACGATTGATTCACGAATGAAAATCACACCGCGTTCAAGAACAACATTATCCCAACGCAAGCCGATTTGCTCACCCGTTCTTAGACCTGTCCAAAATGCGAACTCGTAAAAGTCACGAGCATAGCCCTCTGGTAGTGCTGCCAGTATTCGTTCACGTTCGTCGGCATTGAATGGCTGAACTTCTTCACGCTCGGTTTTCATGCGTTTAACACTTTTCATTGGGTTACGCTCAATGATATCGTCATAAACCAAATAATCGAACGCTTGGCTCAATAGGCTATGCACTTCATTGGCGGTTTTGGGGTTCAACCTCGTCTTGCGTTGCCATTTGCGAAAATGGGATGGTTTGAAGTCGCACACCCGAAGCTGACCGAAGTTTGGCAAAATGTGGTTATCCATCCGACCGCTATTTCTTTGAGTGCACAATACGCCCAATCTCTATATCTTTACTTGGACCATTGTTCGCACATTTCGATAACTGTGAGTGATGCCAAATTATTGTTTAGATAGTTAATTTACTGACGGGAATTTCTTCGACAAATTTACCCTCTACAAATCAACCATCACAAGCGCAACCTTTTCCTTTATTGCAATTTTTACTTCTTGAAATGCAACTATCACCGCATGCTTTCCCTTTCCTGCAAACCTTGCAGCATTTTGCATACTCTGATATCTCATCAGGAGACGCTTTTGAGAATGAATCATTTAATTCAACCACAACATCGTTACATTCAACGTTCACCGATTGAACCGTTGAATTCACATTATTAGGTATTGTCGAAATGTCTTGGGCTATAACGCTTTGAGCAAAAAAGATCGTTGAAGCAATACCCAAGTAAATCAAAGATTGACGCATCATCTGACTCCTTAATATTGTTTACTTATCACTATCTATTTAGCTAATGTTTTGTGATATACCAAATTTAATAATTTGATTTGAATATTTAACAGAGCGGACTAAATTTAATCGGTGAAGAGTTAAACGTTTGGAGGTGATTGAAATGACAATTAAGCCCGGTCCAAAGCCGAAAGCGGAATCAACTGGAAAAACTGATAAACGGCGTAGAGTGACAGAAGAAAACAAACCAAAACATCCGTCTTTGAAAAAACACGAACATAAATAATCGATTATTGAATTTTAAAAACAAAAACGCCGCTCAATGAGCGGCGTTTTATTTGGATTTGGTGGAGCTGGCGGGAGTTGAACCCGCGTCCGTAATACCTACATCCTCGGTCCTACATGCTTAGTCAGTCTTTTAGTTAATCACCAAGTCGCCGACAGACAGGCTACTTAAGGTGACGATCCCGATTGGTTTTAACGCTTTGGCTACGGGCGAAGCCTCCACGCGAGTCTGCTTTGGGGTGAACCGACTGATCCTAGTCTCACAGACAAAGCGCTAGGGGTCGGACTCAGCGGGTTATTAAGCCGCTAAAGCGTAGTTGTCGTCGTTTGCAACTATTAAGTTGAGGCTTTTTACGAGGCCAGCCTCACCTCGGCATGCACCTTGGGTTTCGTTTATTCCGTCGAATCCAAATCAGCCCCTAAGGTTAACGTGTTTAAGTCTACACCTATATGGTGGCGCTGTCAGCTATTTCAAGTGCTGACAGCGCAATTAAACACCCTTATTGCCATTCAACCAACAAGTCGACACCTGAATAGGCTTG from Pseudidiomarina andamanensis includes:
- the dcm gene encoding DNA (cytosine-5-)-methyltransferase, with the protein product MSLNTEEQQRNEMADLEVVTKLLEIYDQTFLAEYLNQLPNNRWTRETINRWVKGKAAPSLTHSEYLHLLKLFPEPKVTPDTCDFRFIDLFAGIGGIRKGFEEQGGLCVFTSEWNKFAVRTYKANYACDNEYHRFNEDIRDVTLSADPSVSDEKAYEHIDSVIPDHDVLLAGFPCQPFSIAGVSKKNALGVKHGFECDTQGTLFFDVARIIAAKRPPAFVLENVKNLKSHDRGKTFKVIMKALDELGYEVADANHEGPNDPRIIDGAHWVPQHRERIVLVGFRRDLNIHQGFTLRDLKKPSKATAPKLGDILEPEVDNKYILTPNLWEYLFNYAKKHQEKGNGFGFGLVGPNDRARTLSARYYKDGSEILVDRGFDASKPFDDPQNVANRPRRLTPLECSRLMGFSTPNGSEFVIPVSDTQAYKQFGNSVVVPVFRAIAELIKPRLSTLKVTNRDVDTTSQKRVA
- a CDS encoding MvaI/BcnI family restriction endonuclease — encoded protein: MLMELTNIVEQMKLNGAKRILIKALANNDNSKNQIYLGSDFEVIRAIPSGDVYADGVSKKGPIFKAPLDFYWVTANGETQKAQYAQIILYPKYPETRMSGFMRGCDRNIAPSHLMQPPTPEQRAQRQGSNRYLILGVNESSIWAFCTGWGGEIQREAKALIESGQTTLVASVFHEYKGSQQSSEEKLLQRLREIYELGPIESCRLNASGELLPYKAQNGAGYTLEAQFGITPNGSPDPDFMDWEIKSHSGGAVTLMTPEPNVGTYLDDLEVFLRQYGTRIQPERLDFASRHDVGKQNAKTNLTMHLEGYDPKSGKVTDPEGGLMLRDPAGELAAGWKFEKIIQHWKNKHSNTCFVSYTAVKEEKVYYQYGPKVTLGKGTSLDKLLSALYTSTIYYDPGVNMKLVDGRWKPKKRNQFRVGWKNLEYLYITLSERQLNET
- a CDS encoding site-specific integrase codes for the protein MDNHILPNFGQLRVCDFKPSHFRKWQRKTRLNPKTANEVHSLLSQAFDYLVYDDIIERNPMKSVKRMKTEREEVQPFNADERERILAALPEGYARDFYEFAFWTGLRTGEQIGLRWDNVVLERGVIFIRESIVKGRKAGTKTAGSNRTHELHENALAVLKRLAHRTGSVFLDPQTGKRWKYDGIPRERYWQPALKHSKVRYLKPYAYRHTYASTMLTNGENPMWVARQLGHKDWGMIR